One Punica granatum isolate Tunisia-2019 chromosome 3, ASM765513v2, whole genome shotgun sequence genomic window carries:
- the LOC116198679 gene encoding probable carboxylesterase 18 yields MTTDSSGKSSEATDSGERLPLAAVPWVTRAMACVLLKLRDKACRRNGTINRRLINIIDFKSPPTRKPDVKGISSSDVTIDPSRKLWFRLFTPTASTTASSSSLPLIVYFHGGGFATMSAASRPYDAFCRRLASELSAIVASVEYRLSPEHRFPSQYEDGFDALRFVAENSATLLPENADLSRCFLAGDSAGGNLAHHVVVRVAQSKLEGVKIRGLIAFQPFFGGTEQTESEIRNKKAPLLNVALADWFWRAFLPEGADRDHGAANVSGPNAVDISVLAEFPATMVIAGGMDPLHDWQVKYYEWLKRSGKEAELVYYPNMVHGFYGFPELLDATQLLSKVKDFVTRRSLNQMSE; encoded by the coding sequence ATGACGACAGATTCGTCCGGCAAATCATCGGAGGCCACAGATTCCGGTGAACGCCTTCCCTTGGCGGCCGTACCATGGGTGACTCGTGCCATGGCCTGTGTCCTCTTGAAGTTACGGGACAAGGCATGCCGCCGCAACGGCACCATCAACCGCCGCCTCATAAACATCATCGACTTCAAATCCCCTCCCACTCGAAAACCCGACGTCAAGGGCATAAGCTCCTCCGACGTCACTATCGACCCCAGTCGAAAACTCTGGTTCCGCCTCTTTACCCCAACCGCCTCCACCACAGCCAGCAGCAGCTCCCTCCCACTCATCGTGTACTTCCACGGCGGAGGCTTCGCCACCATGAGCGCAGCGTCCCGGCCCTACGACGCCTTCTGCCGGAGACTTGCTAGTGAGCTGTCCGCCATCGTTGCCTCCGTTGAGTACCGTCTCTCGCCGGAGCACCGGTTCCCTTCCCAGTATGAAGACGGGTTCGATGCCCTCAGGTTCGTAGCCGAGAACTCCGCAACGTTGCTGCCCGAGAATGCAGACCTATCCAGGTGCTTCCTCGCCGGAGACAGCGCCGGTGGAAACCTCGCGCACCACGTGGTGGTCAGGGTGGCGCAGTCGAAGCTTGAAGGGGTCAAAATCAGAGGGCTCATCGCCTTCCAGCCTTTCTTCGGCGGAACGGAGCAGACAGAGTCGGAGATCCGTAACAAGAAGGCCCCGCTCCTGAATGTTGCCTTGGCCGACTGGTTTTGGAGGGCCTTCCTGCCCGAGGGGGCCGACCGAGACCATGGGGCTGCCAATGTGAGTGGGCCCAATGCTGTTGATATCTCGGTCCTGGCAGAGTTCCCGGCCACGATGGTGATTGCGGGTGGGATGGACCCCCTGCACGATTGGCAGGTCAAGTACTACGAGTGGCTTAAGAGATCGGGGAAGGAGGCGGAGCTGGTTTATTACCCTAACATGGTCCACGGCTTCTACGGATTCCCCGAACTGCTCGACGCCACTCAGTTACTCTCAAAGGTCAAGGATTTCGTCACTCGAAGGTCTTTGAATCAAATGTCAGAGTAA